In Halogeometricum sp. S1BR25-6, a single genomic region encodes these proteins:
- a CDS encoding DJ-1/PfpI family protein, whose product MRTAFVAFDEMTALDFVGAFDPLTRLDTMDLTPFPFEWDVCAPAETVTATAGLRFEADSVGEPLDGYELVVVPGGAGTRTLRTDEHFLAWLETADADLLASVCTGSLLLGAAGFLAGKTATTHPGATEELAAYCEVSSDRVVDEGDVVTARGVASALDLGLYLVERLTDAETRAAVAEQMDYPNGEGDGRSAP is encoded by the coding sequence ATGCGCACCGCCTTCGTCGCCTTCGACGAGATGACCGCCCTCGACTTCGTCGGGGCGTTCGACCCGCTGACCCGCCTCGACACGATGGACCTCACGCCGTTCCCGTTCGAGTGGGACGTCTGCGCCCCCGCGGAGACGGTGACGGCGACGGCGGGTCTCAGGTTCGAGGCCGACAGCGTCGGCGAACCCCTGGACGGGTACGAGTTGGTAGTCGTCCCGGGGGGCGCGGGTACCCGAACCCTGCGGACGGACGAGCACTTCCTCGCGTGGCTCGAAACCGCCGACGCTGACCTGCTGGCGTCGGTCTGCACCGGGTCGCTGCTGCTCGGCGCGGCGGGGTTCTTGGCGGGGAAGACGGCGACGACGCACCCCGGCGCGACGGAGGAACTCGCGGCGTACTGCGAGGTGTCGTCGGACCGCGTCGTCGACGAGGGCGACGTGGTGACCGCCCGCGGCGTCGCCTCGGCGCTGGACCTCGGTCTGTACCTCGTCGAGCGACTGACCGACGCCGAGACGCGGGCGGCGGTCGCAGAACAGATGGATTACCCGAACGGGGAAGGAGACGGTCGCTCGGCGCCCTAA
- the malQ gene encoding 4-alpha-glucanotransferase, whose product MRFDRQSGVFMHVTSLPGAHGIGDLGDGARAFVDWLASAEQSLWQFCPLGPTASIHGDSPYQSYSAFAGNPLLVDLRRLRADGYLTDDDLEPVPDFSPHDVEYDRVREYKTEMLRTAHDRFESEATDEDREAFEAFRERESAWLDGYALFMALRTRYDGAWIEWPQEIRTHDEGALERHREDLADEVAYREFVQFVFDRQWRDLKEYANEQGVELVGDLPIYVALDSADVWASPEAFDLTEENEPAAVAGVPPNPGDDGQRWGNPLYDWEYLCENGYDWWMDRLDRLFELVDVTRIDHFKGFDEYWAIPADAHSPAEGEWRQGPGADFFEAAEARFGDLPFIVEDLGFIDQSMVDLRDRFGFPGMRVPQYADWCQQGDMYQPMHFPDNSVGYTSTHDTNTFVGYYRDLPDRQKDCLHYNVGADGSEIHWSVIDAVWRSNAVIAFTTIQDVLGLGSEARFNLPGTAQGNWRWRCTREGFDADAANRLASLTDEHIRN is encoded by the coding sequence ATGAGATTCGACCGACAGTCGGGCGTCTTCATGCACGTCACGTCGCTGCCGGGTGCGCACGGCATCGGCGACCTCGGCGACGGCGCCCGCGCGTTCGTCGACTGGCTCGCGTCGGCGGAGCAGTCGCTGTGGCAGTTCTGTCCGCTCGGGCCGACGGCGTCGATTCACGGTGACTCGCCGTACCAGTCGTACTCGGCGTTCGCCGGCAACCCGCTGCTCGTCGACCTCCGCCGACTCCGAGCGGACGGCTACCTCACCGACGACGACCTCGAACCCGTTCCCGACTTTTCGCCGCACGACGTGGAGTACGACCGCGTCCGCGAGTACAAGACCGAGATGCTCCGGACGGCGCACGACCGCTTCGAGTCCGAGGCGACCGACGAGGACCGCGAGGCGTTCGAGGCGTTCCGCGAACGCGAGTCCGCCTGGCTCGACGGCTACGCGCTGTTCATGGCGCTGCGGACGCGCTACGACGGCGCGTGGATCGAGTGGCCGCAGGAGATACGCACGCACGACGAGGGGGCCCTCGAACGACACCGCGAGGACCTCGCCGACGAAGTCGCGTACCGCGAGTTCGTCCAGTTCGTCTTCGACCGGCAGTGGCGCGACCTGAAGGAGTACGCGAACGAGCAGGGCGTCGAACTGGTGGGCGACCTGCCCATCTACGTCGCCCTCGACAGCGCCGACGTGTGGGCCTCCCCAGAGGCGTTCGACCTGACCGAGGAGAACGAACCCGCCGCCGTCGCGGGCGTCCCGCCGAACCCCGGCGACGACGGCCAGCGCTGGGGCAACCCTCTCTACGACTGGGAGTACCTCTGTGAGAACGGCTACGACTGGTGGATGGACCGACTCGACAGACTGTTCGAACTCGTCGACGTGACCCGCATCGACCACTTCAAAGGCTTCGACGAGTACTGGGCCATCCCGGCCGACGCCCACTCCCCCGCGGAGGGCGAGTGGCGGCAGGGACCCGGCGCCGACTTCTTCGAGGCCGCCGAAGCGCGGTTCGGCGACCTGCCGTTCATCGTCGAGGACCTCGGCTTCATCGACCAGAGTATGGTGGACCTGCGCGACCGGTTCGGCTTCCCCGGCATGCGCGTCCCCCAGTACGCCGACTGGTGCCAACAGGGCGATATGTACCAGCCGATGCACTTCCCCGACAACAGCGTCGGCTACACCTCGACGCACGACACGAACACGTTCGTCGGCTACTACCGCGACCTGCCGGACCGCCAGAAGGACTGCCTCCACTACAACGTCGGGGCCGACGGCTCCGAGATACACTGGTCGGTCATCGACGCCGTCTGGCGGTCGAACGCCGTCATCGCGTTCACGACGATACAGGACGTCCTCGGACTCGGCTCGGAGGCGCGCTTCAACCTCCCTGGCACCGCTCAGGGCAACTGGCGCTGGCGCTGCACCAGGGAAGGGTTCGACGCCGACGCGGCGAACCGCCTCGCCAGCCTCACCGACGAGCACATCCGAAACTGA
- a CDS encoding alpha/beta hydrolase, protein MDSLDTPRRHRLLGSRLGGLFETQTYETVALRRLRRRYAVRRARAAADVSLGSGPAAFLRAADAPPAPHLHDRIETALARFAEVRERHEDAADRWEAAFWGDEGTTPDERVARERERRAADDAHVAPDDLFGFLERDHLVPPVAFDIPTPGDARERWAHELAEPERLYGFADSTVSESLPRVSRSRTVHGPETVEYRVRFDTPSLHVGDTAAARVYEPESPADDLPTLVFFSGLGSAGDRSAYWLEEEAVARPLAREGYRVVLPDAPWHGRREPLGAYAGEPYLARAPVGHFELYGAAAQEAGVLVEWARTEGAPAVALGGLSLGAIVSLHVAGRCGDWPSSMRPDLVAPVSGVGSVAQALTGSRLVSVLGVDDALTAAGWTGDDLNEFAPLLNPPAKPALPPERILACYGSRDDVAPAEGMASLLRRWDVPRRNVMVWDRGHVGTATRLARDDGFRNVLTDELDRLAEARSDEANGDGATEAATGPSA, encoded by the coding sequence ATGGACAGCCTCGACACCCCGCGCCGACACCGACTTCTCGGCTCCCGCCTCGGGGGCCTGTTCGAGACGCAGACGTACGAGACGGTGGCGTTGCGTCGACTCCGGCGTCGGTACGCGGTCCGCCGCGCCCGCGCCGCCGCCGACGTGTCGCTGGGCTCCGGTCCCGCGGCGTTCCTCCGGGCGGCCGACGCGCCGCCCGCGCCGCACCTCCACGACCGAATCGAGACCGCTCTGGCCCGGTTCGCCGAGGTCCGCGAGCGACACGAGGACGCGGCCGACCGCTGGGAGGCGGCGTTCTGGGGCGACGAGGGGACGACGCCGGACGAACGCGTCGCCCGCGAACGCGAGCGACGGGCGGCCGACGACGCCCACGTCGCTCCGGACGACCTGTTCGGCTTCCTCGAACGCGACCACCTCGTTCCGCCCGTCGCGTTCGATATTCCGACGCCCGGCGACGCCCGGGAGCGCTGGGCGCACGAACTCGCCGAACCGGAGCGACTGTACGGGTTCGCCGACTCCACGGTGAGCGAGTCGCTCCCGCGCGTCTCGCGGTCGAGGACGGTGCACGGCCCCGAGACGGTGGAGTACCGCGTCCGGTTCGACACGCCGTCGCTGCACGTCGGCGACACCGCCGCCGCCCGGGTGTACGAACCCGAGTCGCCGGCGGACGACCTGCCGACGCTCGTCTTCTTCTCCGGCCTCGGCTCCGCCGGCGACCGGTCGGCCTACTGGCTCGAAGAGGAGGCCGTCGCACGGCCCCTCGCGCGCGAGGGCTACCGGGTCGTCCTGCCGGACGCGCCGTGGCACGGCCGGCGCGAACCCCTCGGCGCCTACGCGGGCGAACCCTACCTCGCCCGGGCGCCCGTCGGCCACTTCGAGTTGTACGGCGCCGCCGCCCAGGAGGCGGGCGTGTTGGTCGAATGGGCGCGGACGGAGGGAGCGCCCGCCGTCGCCCTCGGCGGTCTGAGCCTCGGCGCCATCGTCTCGCTGCACGTCGCGGGTCGCTGCGGCGACTGGCCCTCGTCGATGCGTCCGGACCTCGTCGCCCCCGTCTCCGGCGTCGGCTCCGTCGCGCAGGCGCTCACCGGGTCGCGCCTCGTCTCCGTCCTCGGCGTCGACGACGCCCTCACCGCCGCGGGGTGGACCGGCGACGACCTGAACGAGTTCGCCCCCCTCTTGAACCCGCCCGCGAAACCGGCGCTGCCGCCCGAGCGAATCCTCGCCTGCTACGGCTCCCGCGACGACGTGGCGCCCGCCGAGGGGATGGCGAGCCTCCTCCGCCGCTGGGACGTCCCCCGGCGGAACGTGATGGTGTGGGACCGCGGCCACGTCGGCACCGCGACGCGCCTCGCCCGCGACGACGGTTTCAGAAACGTCCTGACCGACGAACTCGACCGTCTGGCCGAAGCGCGTTCGGACGAGGCGAACGGAGACGGCGCCACCGAAGCGGCAACCGGACCTTCGGCGTAG
- a CDS encoding MFS transporter, whose product MNRDNIQFYALYLTRFAGGYGFITLITLLSEYIDALDPTSVSVFGLFTVGAGFVVGMYTAGFTGAQTVAVVPLAWAGDRFDKGDVLVGVLALGTVAYALFVPVDSSLGFIGVRALQGVAVTGAGLMSLALVGELSAVGSRANNIGKANASAFAASILGSLLAGALYDAFGFTPIFAIIVVIMAIATVTCWLFLDDDDTRIRGFPFTDLALNRRILTIATFRTQYAVAVTLVRTWVPIYAGVSAATGGLAYASLAVSFTVVAEKFTNMLFQPRTGTLSDRYGRALFVFVGGGAYGLVALAVPFSPAIGAALDLPGAFPILGPLSPAFLPLVGLSGLLGVADSFREPASMALFADEGTDSGGVASSFGIRELLWRPGSVIGPLLGGWLMYEIGMEWVFFVGGATALTGVLAFLAVLVYDFGPSALTEW is encoded by the coding sequence GTGAACCGGGATAACATACAGTTCTACGCGCTCTACCTCACGCGGTTCGCCGGCGGCTACGGGTTCATCACCCTCATCACGCTCCTCTCGGAGTACATCGACGCCCTCGACCCCACGAGCGTCTCCGTCTTCGGCCTCTTCACGGTGGGGGCGGGGTTCGTCGTCGGGATGTACACGGCGGGGTTCACCGGCGCGCAGACCGTCGCCGTCGTCCCCCTCGCGTGGGCGGGCGACCGCTTCGACAAGGGCGACGTGCTCGTCGGCGTCCTCGCCCTCGGGACGGTGGCGTACGCGCTCTTCGTCCCCGTCGACTCCAGTCTCGGGTTCATCGGCGTCCGGGCCCTGCAGGGCGTCGCCGTCACCGGTGCGGGCCTGATGTCGCTGGCGCTGGTGGGCGAACTCTCCGCCGTCGGGTCCCGCGCGAACAACATCGGCAAGGCGAACGCGTCGGCGTTCGCCGCCTCCATCCTCGGCAGCCTCCTCGCGGGGGCGCTGTACGACGCCTTCGGCTTCACGCCCATCTTCGCCATCATCGTCGTCATCATGGCGATAGCGACCGTCACCTGCTGGCTGTTCCTCGACGACGACGACACCCGGATTCGCGGCTTCCCGTTCACCGACCTCGCGCTGAACCGACGCATCCTCACCATCGCCACCTTCCGCACGCAGTACGCCGTCGCCGTCACCCTCGTCCGGACGTGGGTGCCCATCTACGCCGGCGTCTCGGCGGCCACGGGCGGACTCGCGTACGCCAGCCTCGCCGTCTCGTTCACCGTCGTCGCGGAGAAGTTCACGAACATGCTGTTTCAGCCCCGGACGGGGACGCTCTCGGACCGTTACGGCCGCGCGCTGTTCGTCTTCGTCGGCGGCGGCGCGTACGGCCTCGTCGCCCTCGCGGTGCCGTTCTCCCCCGCCATCGGCGCCGCCCTCGACCTGCCGGGTGCGTTCCCGATTCTAGGACCGCTCTCGCCGGCCTTCCTCCCGCTCGTGGGGCTGTCGGGACTGCTCGGCGTCGCCGACAGCTTTCGCGAACCGGCCAGCATGGCGCTGTTCGCCGACGAGGGCACCGACAGCGGCGGCGTCGCCTCCTCGTTCGGCATCCGCGAACTGCTGTGGCGGCCGGGCAGCGTCATTGGTCCCCTCCTCGGCGGGTGGCTGATGTACGAAATCGGCATGGAGTGGGTGTTCTTCGTCGGCGGCGCGACGGCGCTGACGGGCGTGCTCGCCTTCCTCGCGGTTCTCGTCTACGACTTCGGTCCGAGCGCACTCACCGAGTGGTGA
- a CDS encoding mechanosensitive ion channel family protein, whose translation MSRRRLGYLSLLCAPLLLVAASVVSAFSLFGDAAVGDVLLTFLVSRGLTAAATASAAFGAYLVVEHAVAARFDSKRRLHDARNVLRLFFGAVGLVAVLGVVTDQWVGVLLSLGVVGFAITFALQQPLLSLIAWFYVMLKRPFSVGDRVEVGGTRGDVVDVGFLATTLWEVQGPLVSTGQPSGRVVTVPNAQVLSSQVTNDSALFSHVWAEVTVQVAYETDLAFARAVMVEAADDHLGDEMAAAVRSYRERLDETAVVLDVHDRPTVNVVQRESWVELRLRFLSLPRRVTRNRNAIYERVLARFNEEPERVKFPVSRNR comes from the coding sequence GTGTCACGCCGCCGCCTCGGCTACCTCTCGCTGCTGTGTGCGCCCCTCCTCCTCGTCGCCGCCAGCGTCGTCTCCGCGTTCTCGCTGTTCGGCGACGCCGCCGTGGGCGACGTCTTGCTCACGTTCCTCGTCTCGCGGGGACTGACGGCCGCCGCCACCGCGTCGGCCGCGTTCGGGGCGTACCTCGTGGTCGAACACGCCGTCGCCGCCCGGTTCGACAGCAAGCGCCGGCTACACGACGCGCGGAACGTCCTCCGCCTCTTCTTCGGGGCGGTCGGTCTCGTCGCCGTCCTCGGCGTCGTCACCGACCAGTGGGTCGGCGTCCTCCTCTCGCTCGGCGTCGTGGGGTTCGCCATCACGTTCGCCCTCCAGCAACCCCTGCTGTCGCTCATCGCGTGGTTCTACGTGATGCTCAAGCGGCCGTTTTCCGTGGGCGACCGCGTCGAAGTCGGCGGGACGCGGGGCGACGTGGTCGACGTGGGCTTTCTCGCGACGACGCTCTGGGAGGTGCAGGGACCGCTCGTCTCGACGGGGCAACCGTCGGGCCGCGTCGTCACCGTCCCGAACGCGCAGGTGCTCTCCTCGCAGGTGACGAACGACTCGGCGCTGTTCAGCCACGTCTGGGCGGAGGTGACCGTGCAGGTGGCCTACGAGACGGACCTCGCGTTCGCCCGCGCCGTCATGGTCGAGGCGGCCGACGACCACCTCGGCGACGAGATGGCCGCGGCCGTGCGCTCGTACCGCGAGCGACTCGACGAGACGGCCGTCGTCCTCGACGTGCACGACCGGCCGACCGTGAACGTCGTTCAGCGGGAGTCGTGGGTCGAACTCCGCCTGCGCTTCCTCTCGCTCCCGCGGCGCGTCACCCGGAACCGCAACGCTATCTACGAACGGGTGCTCGCGCGGTTCAACGAGGAACCCGAGCGGGTGAAGTTCCCCGTCAGCCGGAACCGCTGA
- the thrS gene encoding threonine--tRNA ligase, whose product MSEIVVTLPDGSELSVEEGATVADVAYEIGPGLGKDTVAGVVDGELVDKAAPVYDGAQVVIVTDQSDEYLRVLRHTAAHVFAQALQRLHPEAKLAIGPPTDEGFYYDVTDVDLDADDLEAIEAEMEEIIDEDLPVERELRSREEALELYEDNPYKRDILENEAAGDDELSFYVQGDFEDLCKGPHVESTGEIGAVQLLNISSAYWRGDEDNETLTRVYGTAFESEKDLTEYMELRAEAEERDHRKLGQEMDLFSIPEVTGPGLPLYHPNGKKILDELSGFAESLNIDAGYDPVETPHLFRTELWKQSGHYDNYVDDMFLLDVNDEEYGLKPMNCPGHATIFDQHSWSYRDLPVRYFEDGKVYRKEQRGELSGLSRVWSFTIDDGHLFCRPEQIEAEIRQVMDSIYEVLETFGLEAHVALATRPEKSVGSDEIWEQSETQLRSVLDNQNIDYDLEPGDGAFYGPKIDFAFEDALGRKWDGPTVQVDFNMPERFDLTYTGEDNEEHRPVMIHRALYGSYERFFMVLIEHFDGKFPLWLAPEQVRILPISDDQLGYAHRVKNELGDFRVDVEDRSWTLGRKIREAQEDNVPYMLVVGENEAESGTISVRDRKEREEQDVSVEAFREHLDAEYGEKRLEPDFLAD is encoded by the coding sequence ATGAGTGAAATCGTGGTGACGCTCCCCGACGGCTCGGAGCTGTCCGTCGAGGAGGGTGCGACGGTCGCGGACGTCGCCTACGAAATCGGGCCGGGGCTCGGAAAGGACACGGTCGCGGGCGTCGTCGACGGCGAACTGGTCGACAAGGCCGCCCCCGTCTACGACGGCGCGCAGGTCGTCATCGTCACCGACCAGAGCGACGAGTACCTCCGCGTCCTCCGGCACACGGCCGCGCACGTCTTCGCGCAGGCGCTCCAGCGTCTGCACCCCGAGGCGAAACTCGCCATCGGGCCGCCGACGGACGAGGGCTTCTACTACGACGTGACGGACGTCGACCTCGACGCCGACGACCTCGAAGCGATCGAGGCCGAGATGGAGGAGATTATAGACGAGGACCTTCCCGTCGAGCGCGAACTCCGCTCGCGCGAGGAGGCGCTGGAACTGTACGAGGACAACCCGTACAAACGCGACATCCTGGAGAACGAGGCCGCCGGCGACGACGAACTCTCCTTCTACGTGCAGGGCGACTTCGAGGACCTCTGTAAGGGCCCGCACGTCGAGTCGACGGGGGAAATCGGCGCGGTGCAGCTTCTGAACATCTCGTCGGCGTACTGGCGCGGCGACGAGGACAACGAGACGCTGACGCGCGTGTACGGGACGGCGTTCGAGTCCGAGAAGGACCTGACCGAGTACATGGAACTGCGCGCGGAGGCCGAAGAGCGCGACCACCGCAAACTGGGCCAGGAGATGGACCTCTTCTCCATCCCCGAGGTGACGGGGCCGGGCCTGCCCCTCTACCACCCGAACGGGAAGAAGATACTCGACGAACTGTCGGGCTTCGCGGAGTCGCTGAACATCGACGCCGGCTACGACCCCGTCGAGACGCCGCACCTCTTCCGGACGGAGTTGTGGAAGCAGTCGGGCCACTACGACAACTACGTCGACGACATGTTCCTCCTCGACGTGAACGACGAGGAGTACGGATTAAAGCCGATGAACTGCCCCGGCCACGCGACCATCTTCGACCAGCACTCGTGGTCGTACCGGGACCTCCCGGTCAGGTACTTCGAGGACGGGAAGGTGTACCGAAAAGAACAGCGCGGCGAACTGTCCGGCCTCTCGCGCGTCTGGTCGTTCACCATCGACGACGGCCACCTGTTCTGCCGCCCCGAGCAGATAGAGGCGGAGATTCGACAGGTGATGGACTCCATCTACGAGGTGCTGGAGACCTTTGGATTAGAGGCCCACGTCGCTCTGGCCACGCGCCCCGAGAAGTCCGTCGGGAGCGACGAGATATGGGAGCAGTCGGAGACGCAACTCCGCTCCGTGCTCGACAACCAGAACATCGACTACGACCTCGAACCGGGCGACGGCGCGTTCTACGGGCCGAAGATAGACTTCGCGTTCGAGGACGCCCTCGGCCGGAAGTGGGACGGGCCGACGGTGCAGGTGGACTTCAACATGCCCGAGCGGTTCGACCTGACGTACACGGGCGAGGACAACGAGGAACACCGCCCGGTGATGATTCACCGCGCGCTGTACGGCAGTTACGAACGGTTCTTCATGGTCCTCATCGAGCACTTCGACGGGAAGTTCCCGCTGTGGCTGGCGCCCGAACAGGTCCGAATCCTCCCCATCTCCGACGACCAACTCGGCTACGCCCACCGCGTGAAGAACGAACTGGGTGACTTCCGCGTCGACGTGGAGGACCGCTCGTGGACGCTCGGGCGGAAGATACGCGAGGCGCAGGAGGACAACGTGCCGTACATGCTCGTCGTCGGCGAGAACGAGGCCGAGTCCGGCACCATCTCCGTGCGCGACCGGAAAGAGCGGGAAGAACAGGACGTGTCCGTCGAGGCGTTCCGCGAGCACCTCGACGCCGAGTACGGCGAGAAGCGCCTCGAACCCGACTTCCTCGCCGACTGA
- a CDS encoding endonuclease/exonuclease/phosphatase family protein encodes MDIRSLSRREALSGAAVAAGAVGGGALVGERLGFDPLGTGGPSGDATFAACSFNVLHETSDAEFPWESRLPRVVEAIERVDAELLGLQEVMPEQRSDLQAALDGYEWYGRGREGGDESEAVPVVWSADRFEARGRGDFWLSSTPGEPSAGWGAGNRRISTWVSLTDRETGTDLWFCNTHFSWADEETRLRSAELIRQRAVERSESGESIILTGDLNAAPESPAYGRLTGNSESHPSPLVDGRRAADAESVSGPQGTYHSFSETLEDRVDYAFAPREADVLGYRTLGIREEGYRSDHLPVVARFRL; translated from the coding sequence ATGGATATTCGTTCGTTGTCACGACGCGAAGCGCTCTCCGGCGCCGCCGTCGCCGCAGGTGCGGTCGGGGGCGGAGCGCTGGTCGGGGAGCGTCTCGGCTTCGACCCGCTCGGAACCGGCGGGCCGTCCGGCGACGCGACGTTCGCGGCCTGTTCGTTCAACGTCCTGCACGAAACCTCCGACGCCGAGTTCCCGTGGGAGTCCCGGCTCCCCCGCGTCGTCGAGGCCATCGAACGCGTCGACGCCGAACTGCTCGGCCTCCAAGAGGTCATGCCGGAACAGCGGAGCGACCTGCAGGCGGCGCTCGACGGCTACGAGTGGTACGGCCGCGGCCGCGAGGGCGGCGACGAGAGCGAGGCGGTCCCCGTCGTCTGGTCGGCGGACCGCTTCGAGGCGCGTGGCCGGGGAGACTTCTGGCTCTCGTCGACTCCCGGCGAACCGAGCGCCGGGTGGGGCGCCGGCAACCGCCGCATCTCGACGTGGGTGAGCCTCACCGACAGGGAGACGGGGACCGACCTCTGGTTCTGCAACACCCACTTCTCGTGGGCCGACGAGGAGACGCGCCTCCGGTCGGCGGAACTCATCCGACAGCGGGCGGTCGAACGCTCGGAGAGCGGCGAGTCGATTATTCTGACGGGCGACCTCAACGCCGCCCCGGAGTCCCCAGCCTACGGCCGCCTCACGGGGAACTCGGAGAGCCACCCGAGTCCGCTCGTCGACGGCCGACGGGCGGCGGACGCCGAGTCGGTATCCGGTCCCCAGGGAACGTACCACTCCTTCTCGGAGACCTTAGAGGACCGCGTCGATTACGCGTTCGCCCCCCGCGAAGCGGACGTGCTCGGCTACCGGACGCTCGGAATCCGGGAGGAGGGCTATCGCTCGGATCACCTGCCGGTCGTCGCGCGCTTTCGGCTGTGA
- a CDS encoding hemolysin family protein: MNATVISLRLLAGVALILTNGFFVAIEFALTRARQFTEDEFVGDDSRLERAWSMTQDLELYLTTCQVGITASSIAVGIVAEPALAALFEPLFGGTVLATVGAGAILAYGIINLVHLTHGEQAPTYLGVERSRTVCRYGAAPLYWFYVVISPLITLGDAVAKWTLKLFGIEMTGAWLETEEDVIETRAQLHNRMSSLLDRGEISGERHEEVLNALEAGEIQIRDVMVDASDAVYLSMDASPEENLRRVSDTPHTRYPLVDGGLESVEGVVYVPSVVDRIDDLRSGDVTFAEIAAPPMTISAETTVSDAIDRFQAERQELAVVFADGDAIGLITATDALEAVMGDLEDPLDAGDDRNPSDRGDATPS; encoded by the coding sequence ATGAACGCAACAGTCATCAGTCTTCGTCTTCTCGCGGGCGTCGCGCTCATCCTCACGAACGGCTTCTTCGTCGCTATCGAGTTCGCGCTGACGCGCGCCCGGCAGTTCACCGAGGACGAGTTCGTCGGCGACGACTCGCGACTCGAACGCGCGTGGTCGATGACGCAGGACCTCGAACTCTACTTGACCACCTGTCAGGTCGGCATCACCGCGTCGAGTATCGCGGTCGGTATCGTCGCGGAACCCGCGCTGGCGGCCCTGTTCGAACCGCTGTTCGGCGGTACGGTGCTCGCCACGGTCGGCGCGGGCGCGATACTCGCGTACGGTATCATCAACCTCGTCCACCTCACCCACGGAGAGCAGGCGCCGACGTACCTCGGCGTCGAGCGCTCCCGGACGGTGTGTCGGTACGGCGCGGCCCCGCTGTACTGGTTCTACGTCGTCATCTCGCCGCTCATCACGCTGGGCGACGCGGTGGCGAAGTGGACGCTCAAACTGTTCGGCATCGAGATGACGGGCGCGTGGCTCGAAACCGAAGAGGACGTCATCGAGACGCGCGCGCAACTCCACAACCGGATGAGTTCGCTCCTGGACCGCGGCGAGATATCCGGCGAGCGACACGAGGAGGTGCTGAACGCCTTGGAGGCGGGGGAGATTCAGATCAGAGACGTGATGGTCGACGCTTCGGACGCCGTCTACCTCTCGATGGACGCCTCGCCCGAGGAGAACCTCCGTCGCGTCTCCGATACGCCGCACACCCGGTATCCGCTCGTCGACGGCGGCCTCGAATCGGTCGAGGGCGTCGTCTACGTTCCCAGCGTCGTCGACCGCATCGACGACCTGCGGTCCGGCGACGTGACGTTCGCCGAAATCGCCGCTCCCCCGATGACGATATCGGCGGAGACGACCGTCAGCGACGCGATAGACCGCTTCCAGGCGGAGCGACAGGAACTCGCTGTCGTGTTCGCCGACGGCGACGCCATCGGACTCATCACCGCGACGGACGCGCTGGAGGCCGTGATGGGCGACCTGGAGGACCCGCTGGACGCGGGGGACGACCGCAACCCGTCCGACCGCGGCGACGCGACGCCGAGTTAG